The DNA segment GCACCCACCCCTCCCTCCGCCTGCGCCTGACGCGCGCCGGCATGATGCTCGCCAGCCGGATCGGCGGCGCCGAGCCCGAGCTGCGCGGCCTGCCCGCGCTCGTGCGGCCGGGCGACACCGTCATCGACATCGGCGCCGCGCACGGCATGTACGCGGTCACCCTGTCGGCTCTCGTCGGGCCGCAGGGCCGCGTGGCCGCCTTCGAGCCGCACCCCCGCCAGCAGCGCACGCTGCGCCGCTGGCGACGGCTGCTCGGTGCCCCGCAGCTCGAGTTGACGCCGAGCGCGGTCGGCCCGGCGGCCGGGTCGGTCACCATGCGGCTGCCGATCGTGCTGGGGCTGCCCATCTACGGGCGTGCCCACCTCACGGAGGGGGCGGCCGAGCCGGGCCCGCGCGAGCGTTCACGCCTGTGGTCGACGCCGATGACCTCGGTCGACGCCTGGGTCGAGAGCACCGGTGTCGGTCGGGTCTCGTTCATCAAGGCGGACGTCGAGGGTTTCGAGCCCCAGGTGCTGGAGGGCGCGGCGGCGACGATCGACCGCGACCGGCCCGCGGTGCTGCTCGAGATCGAGGACCGCCATCTCGAGCGCTACGGAACGGTGGCCGCGGAGGTCGTCGCCGAGATCGCGCGCCGCTGGCCCGACTACCGCATGCACGTGTGGCGCGACGAGGCGTGGCAGCCGGTCGACGAGGTCACCCTCGCTGCCCGCAACTACCTCTTCGCCACCGAGGCGGGGCTCAGCCGGGCCTAGGCCGGCGGTGAACGCCCGGCACCGCGCGTTCGTCATCCTCCTGCGCCGGGCACCCTGGTGGAAGCTGGGTGCTCAGCCGCGGTCGGGGAACCCGTGCGGCAAGGCGCTCAGCGTCGGCCGCAGCTCGTCGAGCCGAGCCTGCTCGAGTCGCAGGGCCGTCGCCTCGCGCTCGCGGCGCAGCGCGGCCACCCCCGCCAGGAACAGCTCGGGGTCGCCGCCCGGCACGGGTGACACGTAGCTCGAGGCCTCGATGGCGAGGTCGCGGGCGAGGCGCTCGCGCGTAGCCGGCAGGTGCCCGGGCGCTTGGCGCAGGAACTGCGCGATGCGGCGCGACAACGGGTCGGGCAGGCGGGCGACATCGGCGACGGATGCCCACTCCACCAGCTCGGCGGGAACCCCGAACGCCCCCGACACTGCGGGGGCGACCCGCTCGTACTGGCTGTAGGTGCCCGCGATCAGGTCGCCGAGCCGCTTCGCGCGCGCGTTCAGCATGGCGACGACGACGGCGAGGCCGCCGAACGTGAACACGATCTCGAACAGGCCGACGAACGACCGGATCACCGCGTGCCGGAACGCGATGGCGCCGCCGTCGTCGCGCACGATGCGGTCGCCGAGCGCGAGCCGGCCGAGCGACTTGCCCTGCGCGGCCGTCTCGACGACGGCGGGCAGCAGCACGAGCCCGAGCACGATGCACGCGATCGAGATCGCGGTTCCCAGCTCCTCCGGCACGCCGAGCGCGCCCGCGGCGGAGAACGCCAGCCACAGCATCCCGGCGGTGACGAGACCGTAGAGGAGGTAGTCGATGATGGCGCCCGCCATGCGCAGCACGACGCTCGTCGGGCGCAGCTCGAGCGCGACCGCTTCACCGGTGAGCAGCTCGCGCTGGTCGTCGAATGCTGCCTCGGTCGAACTCATGCGGCGCCTCCTTGGCTCTCCATGCGATCATCTCAACACATGGATCTCGACGCATACTCGACCGCGCACGCTGACGAATGGCAGCGGCTGCGCGAGCTGGCGCGCCAGCGGCGGTTCGCCGGGCGCGACGCCGATGAGCTCATCGAGCATTATCAGGCCGGCGCTACGCAGCTCTCTGCCATCACGACGAGCGCCGGGCAGGTGGCGCAGGCGGCGACCCTGAGCGTGCTGCTGTCGCGCGCGCGGCTGCGGTTCACGGGGGCGACGGCCGAGCCGCTCGCCCAGCTCGCGCGGTTCGCGACCCGCGAGGTGCCGGCCGCGCTGTACCGCATCCGCTATCTGACGCTCGTGATCGGCGCCCTGTTCGTGATCGTCGGCGCCTTCTCCGCGACCTGGGTGGCGACGACCCCCGGCGTGCTCGCGGCGCTCGGCCCCTACGACGACCTGCGGCGCTACGCCGAGGAGGATTTCGTCGGCTACTACAGCGCCTCGAGCGAGGCCGTGTTCGGCCTGCAGGTGTTCAGCAACAACGCGTGGATCGCCGCCCAGTGCGTGGCCTTCGGCATCACCGGGCTGTACGTGCCGTTCGTGCTCTTCCAGAACGCGCAGGGCATCGGCATCAGCGCGGGCATCATGGCCGAGTTCGACCGGCTCGACGTGTTCTTCCTGAGCATCCTGCCCCACGGCCAGCTCGAGATCTACGCGATCTTCGTCGCCGGCGCCGGCGGTCTCATGATCTTCTGGGCCTGGGTCTCGCCCGGTCCGCGCACGCGGCTCCAGGCGCTCGCCGAGGACGGGCGCGCCCTGTTCGCGATCATCGGCGGCCTCGTCGCTGCCCTGCTCGTCAGCGGCATCATCGAGGGCTACGTGACGCGCCAGGAGTGGCCCGACGTGATCCGCATCGGCATCGGCACGGTCGCGCTCGGCGCCTTCCTCCTGTATCAGTGGATGCTCGGGGGCCGGGCCTTCCGCGAGGGCGAGACGGGCGACCTCGACCCGATCAGCCGCGGCGCCCGCGTCGTCGTCGGCGACTGAGCCGCCCGCCCCCCCGCACCCCACGCATGCCCCACCGGGCAACCCGACTTTCTTCACCGAGCACGTCCTCTCGCGGCACCGTGCGAGCCCGGCGCGTTTGCCGAGTTCGACCTCATCGCCGCGCGATCCTTCTCGCCGCGCCGAGCCTTCCGGTCGCGGTGGACATGAGCCGGAGCGCCTTCCAGATCTGCGGATCAACATGAATCAACATCAGGTGCATCCGCAGATCTGGAAGCGACCGCCAGACCATTCCTGAGGAGGCCTGGGTCGAGCCTGTGGCGCCTCGCGTGCGAGCGCAGTGCAGCGCAGTGCAGGGCTGCGCCCTAGAGTCGCCCGGCGGCCTTGTAGGCGAGGTACCGGTCGGCGACGGCCGGGGGCAGGTCGAGCGGCGCCGCGCTGACGACGTCGCCGCCGAGGCGGCGCACGGCGGCGGCGACGCGCTCGGCGTCGAGCAGAGCGCGCTCGGCGGCGGCCGCCCGGTAGACGGCGGCCCGGTCATCCCGCACCGCGGCGGCCTCGAGCACACCGGGGTCGGTGACGGCGGCGACGAGCACGAGGTGCCGGGTCGTCAGCTGGGGCAGCATCGCCAGCAGCGAGCGCGTCGCGCCCGGCGACTCGAGCGGAACGCACAGCACGACCAGCGACCGCTGCGTCGTCATCGACCGCACCAGGCTCGGCACGGCCGTGTAGTCGGTCTCGATCAGCTCGGGCTCGACGGGGGCCATCATCTCGACGAGTTTCGGCAGCAGGGCCGCTCCGCGCGCGCCCTGCACGCGCCCGCGCACGCGCCGGTCGAACACGGCGACGTCGACACGGTCGCCCGCCCGGTCGGCGAGCGCGGCCAGCAGCAGGGTCGACTCGAAAGCGGTGTCAATGCGCGTCTCGTCGGCGATACGGGCAGCGGAGGTGCGCCCCGAGTCGACGATGACGACCACGTGCCGGTCGCGCTCGGGCCGCCAGGTGCGCACCATGAGCGTCTGACCGGCTCGTCCGCCCGGCCCCGGCTCACCCGAGCGTCGCGCCGTCGCCCGCCAGTCGATCGAGCGCACGTCGTCGCCGCGCACGTACTCGCGCAGGCTGTCGAACTCGGTGCCCTGGCCGCGCACCATCACGCTCGTGCGGCCGTCGAGCTCGCGCAGCCGCGCCAGCCGCGAGGGCAGGTGCTTGCGCGCGGCGAACTCGGGCAGAACCGTGATCGATCCCGGCAGCCGGATGCTCGCCTGCCGCTCGGCCAGCCGCAACGGCCCTCGTGCCCGCACGGTGACGTGCAGCGCCCGGCGCTCGCCGCGGCGCCACGGCGTGAGCTCGGTGACCACCGCCCGGCGCTCGCCCGGCGGCACGAGCACGGCATGGCGCGTGGGTCGGGCACCCGCCGAGGGTTCCCACGCGTCGCGCAGGCGCCCGCGCAGCACGCGCCGGGAGGGGTTCGTGATGAGCAGGGTCGCTCGGGCGGTCTCGGTGAGCCGCACGCGGGCATCCGTCTGCCGGTGCAGCCGCAGCGCGCGCGGCGAGGCGGCGAGGGCAAGGTCGAGCCCCGCGAGCACGGCGCACAGGGTCAACCAGCCGAGCAGCACGAGCCCGGCGGGCGCGACCGTCGACAGCGCGACGACGGGCACGGCGCCGACGGCGACGAGCAGCACGAACCAGCCGGTGAGCGCCATGGTCAGTTGTGGAACAGCATCAGAGGGGCACCTGCACCTGCTGCACGATCGAGCGCAGAATCGTGTCGGCCGAGACGCCCTCGAGCTCGGCCTCGGGGCGCAGGCCGATGCGGTGCCGCCAGACCGGCAGCAGCATCTGCTGCACGTGGTCGGGCGTGATCGCCTCGGCGCCCTGCAGCCAGGCCCAGGCCTTGGTGGCGGCGAGCAGCGCGGTCGAGCCGCGCGGGCTGACGCCGAGCTTCACCGAGGGGCTCTGGCGCGTGGCGCGGGCAAGGTCGACGAGGTAGCCGAGCAGTTCGGGGGTCGCGCGCACCTCGCCGACGAGGGCGCGGGCGGCGATGATCTGCTCGGCGGTGACGACCGCCTGCACGCCCGCAGCGGCGAGGTCGCGCGGGTCGAAACCGTCGGCGTGCCGCTGCATGACCTCGACCTCGGCGTCGCGCGCCGGCAGGTCGAGCACGAGCTTGAGCAGGAAGCGGTCGAGCTGCGCCTCGGGCAGCGTGTACGTGCCCTCGTACTCGACGGGGTTCTGCGTGGCTGCGACCATGAACGGGCGGGGCAGCGGGTGCGTCTCGCCGTCGATCGAGACCTGGCGCTCCTCCATGGCCTCGAGCAGCGCCGACTGGGTCTTCGGGGGCGTGCGGTTGATCTCGTCGGCGAGCAGGATGTTCGTGAACACCGGACCGCGCCGGAACTCGAAGTCGCCCGCCTTCGCGTCGTAGACGACCGAGCCGGTGACGTCGCCCGGCATGAGGTCGGGGGTGAACTGCACGCGCGTGGTGCGCAGGTCGAGCGCCGCGCTGAGGGACCGCACGAGCAGCGTCTTCGCCACGCCCGGCACACCCTCGAGCAGCACATGTCCGCCGGTGAGCAGCGCCACGATGAGGCCGCTGACGGCGCCGTCCTGGCCCACGACGGCCTTGCCCACCTCGGCTCGCACCCGCCCGAAGGCGTCGCGCAGCTCGGCGTCGGTCATAGAAGTCGTCGTCATGCGTCCATTCTTCCTGTCGGTTCGGTGGCGGTGCTCGTGCTGATGGTGGTGGTGGTGCCGGATCCGGAGCCGCCGCTCGGGAAGTCCTCGAGCCCGACCCGCCGCGCGACGAGCCGCTCGAGCTCGAGCAGCTGATCGCTGAGGGCGACCAGCTCGCGGTCGGTGGCGGGCTCGCGGTCGATGAGCAGTGCGCGCACCACGGCCGCGTCGCGCCCGGTGATGCCGACGACGGCGGTGACGATGTCGTCGACCCCGGCGGCGCGGCCGAGCGCGAGGCCCTCGGCGAGCCGCCGCAGCGTGCCGACCCGCAGCGCGTCGAGCGCCCGAAGCCGCGAGCCCTCGCGCGCGTAGAGCCGCGCGCGGCCCTCCATCGTCTCCGTCGTCTTGACCGTCACCGGCAGGTTCTCGATGACGACCGGGCCGAAGCGCCGCCCGCGCCAGAACGCGGCGGCGAGCCCGACGAGCACGGCCAGCCAGGCGAGCGGGTTCAGCCAGTCGGGGGTGAGCTCGGCGGGGCTCGGCGCGGTCGCGTCGGCCGGGCTCGGCTGGTACCAGACGAGCGTCGGGTGCTCGCCGAGCAGCCCGAGCGCGAGGGCCGCGTTGCCGGCCCGGGTGATCTCGCCGTTCTGCAGCACTGTCGCGGCGCCGAGCACGCTGACGTCGCCGGTCGCCTCACCCGCCCCAGAGCCTGCGCCATCACCCTCCCCGAGCCGGATCAGCCCCGCGCCCGCCTCGCCCGCGTCGAAGCAGACGAGGCCCTCGAGCGTGCTGTACCCGATGCCGTCGGCACGGATGCTCTCCGCACGCTGCGCGGCCGGCAGCGGGCATCCGGCCGCCAGTTCGATGCCGCCCGCGACGGGTGCGTCGTCGGCGTCGACCGCGAGCGCGCCTGCGGTGAGGGCGTCGATGCGCAGGGCATCGAGCGCCGCCTGCGAGGGCTGCACGAGAACCAGGTGCTCGGCCGCACCGAGCAGCTGCGGCCACTGGGTGTCGTCGAGGATCTCCCGCACGTCGGCGACGAGCAACGTGGCACCCGCCCCGGCAGGCGACTCGGCCGCCGACTCCGCGGCCTCGAGCGCGGCGCTCAGCCGGTCGACCTCGACGACCTCGACTCCGGCGTCGCGCAGCACCTCGACGACGGCGCGCGAGCCGACCGGGGCCGTCTCGGCGGCGCCGAACGGCCTCGGTTCGCGGGCGGCCCCGTTGACGGCGAGCAGCACCACGCCGAGCACGATGAGCCCGGCGGTCACGATCGCCCAGTAGAGCGAGCGCCGCACCGAGCGCCGCACGGTCGGGGTCATGACGAGCGCGGAGAGTTCGCTGTTCAGGTCGGCATCGAGACCGGAGGCCCTGCCGGCGCCGGGCCGCGTGACGGGCGCGCTCATGCCGGCACCGTCCCGGGCAGGTCGGCCAGCTCGGCGAGCGGCGCGGGCGCGGCCTCGAGCCGCTCGTCGAGCGCGCGCACCAGCGCGTAGTCGTCGGCGGTTCCGGCCCGCTCGAAGTAGCGCACGCCGTCGAAGCGGTCGGCGGCCGCCTCGAGTGCCGCGGACTCGGCAGGGAACACCCGACCGGCGGTGCGGGCGAACCCGTGCGCGGTCGTGCCGGGCAGTGCCGGCACCAGGGTGCGCTCGTCGAGGGCGCGAGCCACCGCACGGTAGCGGTCGGCGATCGCGCGCGCCCAGTCGCCGCTGCTCGCGGCCCGCTCGGCGTCGCGCCGCAGCTGCCGGGCTGTGCGGCGGTCCCGGTCGCCGAGCAGCTCGACGCCGACCCCGCTGCGGGCCCGCCAGCGCGGCACCCCGTAGATGAGGATCGCCGCGGCGATGGCGGCGGCGAGCAGGATGCCCCCGACCAGCAGCGCGATGGCCGGCACCCCGTCGCCCTCGGCCAGGCGCAGCGACCCGAACCAGTCGAGCACCGCCTGCGAGAGCAGGTCGAACCAGCTCGGCTGGCTCTCGGCGTAGGCCGGGTCGCTGAGCTCATCGAGCAGCAGCTCGCGGGCATCCGGAGCGTCGGGCTCGACCGGAACCCCGAGGGCCGGGGAGATCCGTGCGGCCAGGCCCAGCGCAGCGGCGAGCGTCACGGAGCCGATGGTCCGGTCGCGCGCTGGTAGGGGTCGGCCGCGGCGCCGCCGGCCGCGCGCTGCTCGACGAAGCGCTGCAGCTCGAGGTCGAGGCCCTCGGTGCGCATGCGGCGGTCGATGTAGAGCAGCGAGCTCGCGGCCGTGGTCAGCACCGACCCGATCGCGCCCACCACCGCGGTGATCGCGATGACGGCGATGTTCAGCACGATGAAGAGGGTCAGGTCGGTCTCGACCTCGCCGGCTGGGTTGACGAGCGGCGCGGCGAAGGTGAGCCCCAGCTGGAACGGCGTCGTGACGATGCTCGCCGCGATGTTCACCATGACGCTGACGAGCAGCAGGATCCCGAGCACGCGCCAGAACGCTCCGCGCACCAGGCGCCACGAGCGCCGGGCGGCCTCCATCAGCGGCAGGCGCTCGATCATCAGGGATGCGGGAACGAAGGCGAGCTTCGTGGCGACGAACGCGCTCACCACGATGAGAGCGAGCACCCCGAGCAGCACGACCGCCACGCCGGCGAGCGCGAGCAGGGGATCGCCGGGCAGGAAGAATCCGATGCTCAGGGCGATGAGCAGGCCCACGCCGAGCCCGACCGCGAGGCCGAGCAGCGCCGTCCAGCCGATGAGCGCCCACCAGCGGCCTCGGCCGAGGGCGATGAGCTCGCGCAGCGTGCGCTTCTCGCCGAGGGTGGCCCGCGCCACCTCGATCGAGATGATGCCCTGCAGGAGCGCCTGGGCGACGACCGAGATCGCCACGGCGAGCAGGCCGGCCACGATCGTCAGCCCGATGGTGCCGACCAGGATGGTGTCGGCATCGGCGGAGCTCGCGCGCGCAGCCCGATCGAGGCCGGAGAACACGATGACGGTGCTGATGCCCGTCGAGAGGAAGACGACGAGGGCGTTGAGCAGCAGGGCGGCCCCGAAGGTCGGCCGCGGGTTGCGCCGCAGCACCTGGAAGCACGCACCGAGCACGGTGCCGAAGTCGAGCGGCCGCAACGGGATCAGCCCCGGCTTCGGCGGGGGAGTCCAGCCGGTCGTGCCCGCGGGGGTCGGGGCGCCGCCGAAGGGCGCGCCCCCGTCGGCCGGTCCGTACGGGGTCGCACCGGGGGTGGGCGATGCCCCCGCGCCGGATGTCCCGCTCGGGCCGGTCGTCGGCTGCGGCTCGCCGCCGCCGGGTGCTGCCCAGGAGGTGCTGTCGCTCACGGTCCGCCCTTCGTACGTGCCCGGTCGTGCCCGATCGGTGCCCGAGGTCTGCTCAGGCGTATGGTGTCACACTCGTCTAGGCTGGCGGTGACGGAGAACCGGAGGCCAGCCATGACCGCGCGCATCCTCGTTGTCGATGATGACGCCGCCATCGCCGAGATGGTCGGCATCGTCCTGCGCGGAGAGGGCTTCGATCCG comes from the Microcella frigidaquae genome and includes:
- a CDS encoding DUF4129 domain-containing protein encodes the protein MTLAAALGLAARISPALGVPVEPDAPDARELLLDELSDPAYAESQPSWFDLLSQAVLDWFGSLRLAEGDGVPAIALLVGGILLAAAIAAAILIYGVPRWRARSGVGVELLGDRDRRTARQLRRDAERAASSGDWARAIADRYRAVARALDERTLVPALPGTTAHGFARTAGRVFPAESAALEAAADRFDGVRYFERAGTADDYALVRALDERLEAAPAPLAELADLPGTVPA
- a CDS encoding RDD family protein; amino-acid sequence: MSSTEAAFDDQRELLTGEAVALELRPTSVVLRMAGAIIDYLLYGLVTAGMLWLAFSAAGALGVPEELGTAISIACIVLGLVLLPAVVETAAQGKSLGRLALGDRIVRDDGGAIAFRHAVIRSFVGLFEIVFTFGGLAVVVAMLNARAKRLGDLIAGTYSQYERVAPAVSGAFGVPAELVEWASVADVARLPDPLSRRIAQFLRQAPGHLPATRERLARDLAIEASSYVSPVPGGDPELFLAGVAALRREREATALRLEQARLDELRPTLSALPHGFPDRG
- a CDS encoding DUF58 domain-containing protein, whose protein sequence is MALTGWFVLLVAVGAVPVVALSTVAPAGLVLLGWLTLCAVLAGLDLALAASPRALRLHRQTDARVRLTETARATLLITNPSRRVLRGRLRDAWEPSAGARPTRHAVLVPPGERRAVVTELTPWRRGERRALHVTVRARGPLRLAERQASIRLPGSITVLPEFAARKHLPSRLARLRELDGRTSVMVRGQGTEFDSLREYVRGDDVRSIDWRATARRSGEPGPGGRAGQTLMVRTWRPERDRHVVVIVDSGRTSAARIADETRIDTAFESTLLLAALADRAGDRVDVAVFDRRVRGRVQGARGAALLPKLVEMMAPVEPELIETDYTAVPSLVRSMTTQRSLVVLCVPLESPGATRSLLAMLPQLTTRHLVLVAAVTDPGVLEAAAVRDDRAAVYRAAAAERALLDAERVAAAVRRLGGDVVSAAPLDLPPAVADRYLAYKAAGRL
- a CDS encoding AAA family ATPase translates to MTDAELRDAFGRVRAEVGKAVVGQDGAVSGLIVALLTGGHVLLEGVPGVAKTLLVRSLSAALDLRTTRVQFTPDLMPGDVTGSVVYDAKAGDFEFRRGPVFTNILLADEINRTPPKTQSALLEAMEERQVSIDGETHPLPRPFMVAATQNPVEYEGTYTLPEAQLDRFLLKLVLDLPARDAEVEVMQRHADGFDPRDLAAAGVQAVVTAEQIIAARALVGEVRATPELLGYLVDLARATRQSPSVKLGVSPRGSTALLAATKAWAWLQGAEAITPDHVQQMLLPVWRHRIGLRPEAELEGVSADTILRSIVQQVQVPL
- a CDS encoding DUF4350 domain-containing protein, which translates into the protein MSAPVTRPGAGRASGLDADLNSELSALVMTPTVRRSVRRSLYWAIVTAGLIVLGVVLLAVNGAAREPRPFGAAETAPVGSRAVVEVLRDAGVEVVEVDRLSAALEAAESAAESPAGAGATLLVADVREILDDTQWPQLLGAAEHLVLVQPSQAALDALRIDALTAGALAVDADDAPVAGGIELAAGCPLPAAQRAESIRADGIGYSTLEGLVCFDAGEAGAGLIRLGEGDGAGSGAGEATGDVSVLGAATVLQNGEITRAGNAALALGLLGEHPTLVWYQPSPADATAPSPAELTPDWLNPLAWLAVLVGLAAAFWRGRRFGPVVIENLPVTVKTTETMEGRARLYAREGSRLRALDALRVGTLRRLAEGLALGRAAGVDDIVTAVVGITGRDAAVVRALLIDREPATDRELVALSDQLLELERLVARRVGLEDFPSGGSGSGTTTTISTSTATEPTGRMDA
- a CDS encoding stage II sporulation protein M, which encodes MDLDAYSTAHADEWQRLRELARQRRFAGRDADELIEHYQAGATQLSAITTSAGQVAQAATLSVLLSRARLRFTGATAEPLAQLARFATREVPAALYRIRYLTLVIGALFVIVGAFSATWVATTPGVLAALGPYDDLRRYAEEDFVGYYSASSEAVFGLQVFSNNAWIAAQCVAFGITGLYVPFVLFQNAQGIGISAGIMAEFDRLDVFFLSILPHGQLEIYAIFVAGAGGLMIFWAWVSPGPRTRLQALAEDGRALFAIIGGLVAALLVSGIIEGYVTRQEWPDVIRIGIGTVALGAFLLYQWMLGGRAFREGETGDLDPISRGARVVVGD
- a CDS encoding FkbM family methyltransferase, which produces MTTSSTHPSLRLRLTRAGMMLASRIGGAEPELRGLPALVRPGDTVIDIGAAHGMYAVTLSALVGPQGRVAAFEPHPRQQRTLRRWRRLLGAPQLELTPSAVGPAAGSVTMRLPIVLGLPIYGRAHLTEGAAEPGPRERSRLWSTPMTSVDAWVESTGVGRVSFIKADVEGFEPQVLEGAAATIDRDRPAVLLEIEDRHLERYGTVAAEVVAEIARRWPDYRMHVWRDEAWQPVDEVTLAARNYLFATEAGLSRA